In Candidatus Effluviviaceae Genus V sp., the following proteins share a genomic window:
- the mutS gene encoding DNA mismatch repair protein MutS → MAELTPMMRQYRKIKGEHGDALLLFRMGDFYETFFEDAKTASDILGIALTTRDKGSDNPIPLAGIPYHALDNYLARLVAAGIKVAICDQVEDPKKARGLVKREVTEIVTPGTVMGEGLLDDGRSSYLVAVAPSEATIGMARVDLSTGEFSLTELAPGDVRREVLRADAAEIVVPETAAEREPLRAVLSELGGVTVTRLADWEFTPEEAASALREHFGVANLDGFGATDMPSGVAAAGAAIRYLRDLKRRDLTQITTMRSVSATEHMVLDETTQRNLELVEPMERGLEEATLFAVLDRTVTAMGARLLRQWILYPLLDVDRISARHDAVEELLDDAALRENLRSILSELCDVARVIGRVASGHASPRDLAHLRRSLELAPQVSETCTASKGPAVASLGTSLPDVADVEGFLAGAVTDSPPASLRDGGVIREGFDDELDRLRTVTRDGKGWIGRLQTRERERTGIPSLKIGFNKVFGYYIEIRKTHLEAVPDDYIRKQTLVNAERFVTPELKEHEETVLTAEEDMSRLEAELFEGIRSRVAESAPRIQELSNVLARIDVLAGLAESAAESRFVRPSVDRSGSLLVQEGRHPVVESLLHGERFVPNDLDLSVDERQILLITGPNMAGKSTYLRQTALIVIMAQLGSFVPAREARVGLVDRVFTRIGATDALARGRSTFLVEMSETANILRNATDRSLVLLDEIGRGTSTFDGLSIAWAVTEHLHNREQGRPRTLFATHYHELTELADVLPRLWNMNVLVRETGDTISFLRRVVPGSADQSYGIEVARLAGVPDEVIARAGEVLRNLESTQYGVDEMPRLAAGEHGPLGPESPQLALFERRPSQVERELSDIDLESMTPLEAFDRLRKLKEEVQSDT, encoded by the coding sequence ATGGCCGAGCTGACACCCATGATGCGCCAGTACAGGAAGATCAAGGGGGAACACGGCGACGCGCTCCTGCTCTTCCGGATGGGCGACTTCTACGAGACGTTCTTCGAGGACGCGAAAACCGCCTCGGACATTCTGGGGATCGCGCTGACCACGCGGGACAAGGGCAGCGACAACCCGATCCCCCTCGCCGGCATTCCCTACCACGCACTCGACAATTACCTGGCCAGGCTCGTCGCCGCCGGTATCAAGGTCGCCATCTGCGATCAGGTCGAGGACCCGAAGAAGGCGCGCGGCCTGGTCAAGCGCGAGGTCACCGAGATCGTCACGCCCGGGACCGTCATGGGTGAGGGACTCCTCGACGACGGCCGCTCGAGCTACCTCGTGGCGGTCGCGCCGTCGGAAGCGACGATCGGGATGGCGCGCGTCGACCTCTCGACCGGCGAGTTCTCGCTGACGGAGCTCGCCCCGGGGGACGTCCGAAGGGAGGTGCTCCGCGCGGACGCCGCCGAGATCGTCGTCCCCGAGACCGCGGCGGAGCGCGAGCCGCTCCGAGCTGTACTCTCCGAACTCGGGGGCGTCACCGTGACGCGGCTGGCCGACTGGGAGTTCACTCCGGAGGAGGCGGCCTCGGCGCTCAGAGAGCATTTCGGAGTGGCCAATCTGGACGGCTTCGGAGCCACCGATATGCCGTCCGGCGTGGCGGCCGCCGGCGCCGCCATCAGGTATCTGCGCGACCTCAAGCGCCGGGATCTGACGCAGATCACGACCATGCGTTCCGTGAGCGCAACGGAGCACATGGTCCTCGACGAGACGACGCAGCGGAACCTCGAGCTCGTCGAGCCTATGGAGCGGGGACTCGAGGAGGCGACCCTCTTCGCGGTGCTCGATCGCACTGTGACGGCGATGGGCGCGAGGCTCCTGAGGCAGTGGATCCTCTACCCTCTGCTGGACGTCGACAGGATCTCCGCCCGCCACGATGCGGTCGAAGAGCTCCTGGACGACGCCGCCCTCCGCGAGAACCTCAGGAGCATCCTGTCCGAGCTCTGCGACGTCGCCAGGGTGATCGGCCGTGTCGCGTCCGGCCACGCGTCACCGCGGGACCTGGCGCACCTCCGCCGCAGTCTGGAGCTGGCGCCCCAGGTCTCAGAGACCTGCACGGCCTCCAAGGGACCGGCCGTCGCCTCGCTCGGTACGAGCCTGCCCGACGTCGCCGACGTCGAGGGGTTCCTCGCGGGTGCGGTCACCGACAGTCCGCCGGCGTCCCTCCGCGACGGCGGCGTCATCCGCGAGGGGTTCGACGACGAGCTCGACAGGCTCCGAACCGTCACCCGGGACGGCAAGGGATGGATCGGACGACTCCAGACGCGGGAGCGCGAGAGGACCGGCATCCCGTCGCTCAAGATCGGGTTCAACAAAGTCTTCGGCTACTACATCGAGATCAGGAAGACCCATCTCGAAGCCGTGCCGGATGACTACATCCGGAAGCAGACGCTGGTCAACGCCGAGCGATTCGTCACGCCGGAGCTCAAGGAGCACGAGGAGACCGTTCTGACGGCCGAGGAGGACATGAGCCGCCTCGAGGCCGAGCTCTTCGAGGGGATCAGAAGCCGCGTCGCGGAATCGGCCCCGCGGATCCAGGAGCTCTCGAACGTGCTGGCCCGGATAGATGTGCTCGCGGGTCTCGCCGAGTCGGCCGCAGAGTCGCGCTTCGTACGCCCCTCGGTCGACCGGTCGGGCTCGCTCCTTGTGCAGGAGGGACGGCATCCGGTCGTGGAGAGCCTGCTTCACGGAGAGCGCTTCGTCCCGAATGACCTCGACCTGTCGGTCGACGAACGACAGATCCTCCTGATCACGGGCCCGAACATGGCAGGCAAATCGACCTACCTGCGCCAGACCGCGCTCATCGTGATCATGGCCCAGCTGGGCTCCTTCGTCCCGGCCCGGGAGGCCCGCGTCGGCCTCGTCGACCGCGTGTTCACGCGCATCGGCGCGACCGACGCGCTGGCCAGGGGGCGCAGCACGTTCCTGGTCGAGATGAGCGAGACCGCCAACATCCTGAGGAACGCGACCGACCGGAGCCTCGTGCTCCTCGACGAGATCGGCCGCGGCACGAGCACGTTCGACGGCCTGTCGATCGCGTGGGCCGTGACGGAGCACCTCCACAACCGGGAACAGGGTCGTCCGAGGACGCTCTTCGCCACTCACTACCACGAGCTCACGGAGCTCGCCGACGTTCTGCCCCGTCTCTGGAACATGAACGTGCTGGTCAGGGAGACCGGCGATACGATATCGTTCCTGAGGAGGGTTGTGCCCGGCTCGGCCGATCAGAGCTACGGCATCGAGGTGGCGCGTCTGGCGGGCGTGCCAGACGAGGTGATAGCCCGCGCGGGCGAGGTGCTCCGCAACCTCGAATCGACGCAGTACGGGGTCGACGAGATGCCGCGTCTGGCCGCCGGCGAGCACGGGCCGCTGGGACCGGAGAGCCCGCAGCTCGCCCTCTTCGAGCGGCGGCCGTCACAGGTCGAGAGAGAGCTCTCCGACATCGATCTCGAGTCGATGACGCCGCTCGAGGCGTTCGACCGGCTCAGGAAGCTGAAGGAAGAGGTCCAGAGTGACACGTAG
- the miaA gene encoding tRNA (adenosine(37)-N6)-dimethylallyltransferase MiaA, translating to MTGTPRDRRRTVMAIVGPTAVGKTGVAVPVARELRGEIVSADSRQIYRGLDIGTAKPDAAETAAAPHHLIDIAEPSERFDAARFASLAEHAIEDVFGRDLTPIVVGGTGFYVTSLFEGLFEGPGRDKAIRSRLEEDAARLGPRALHERLAAVDPDAADRLHPNDAVRVVRALEVHESTGRTLSAWQREGRREPRYRPWYVLLTMDRELLYRRIELRVDRMVEAGLLEEVDRLLASGRLAEDMPAANALGYRELIPVVRGERALEEAVEEIKRNTRRFAKRQVTWFSRTPAELTIDMGKKEPEEAAHGLLEAWRRAAGRER from the coding sequence ATGACCGGAACCCCGCGCGACAGGCGTCGGACGGTCATGGCGATCGTCGGGCCGACGGCCGTCGGGAAGACAGGCGTCGCCGTGCCGGTCGCGCGCGAGCTTCGCGGCGAGATCGTCTCGGCCGACTCACGCCAGATCTACCGCGGTCTCGACATCGGCACGGCGAAGCCCGACGCCGCCGAGACAGCTGCTGCGCCCCATCATCTCATCGACATCGCCGAACCGTCGGAGCGCTTCGACGCCGCCAGGTTCGCATCGCTCGCCGAGCACGCCATCGAGGACGTGTTCGGGCGGGATCTGACTCCGATCGTCGTCGGAGGAACGGGCTTCTACGTGACCTCGCTCTTCGAGGGTCTCTTCGAGGGGCCGGGGCGGGACAAGGCCATTCGGTCCAGATTGGAGGAGGATGCCGCGCGGCTCGGACCCCGCGCCCTCCACGAGCGGCTGGCCGCGGTCGACCCCGACGCGGCGGATCGGCTGCACCCGAACGACGCCGTCCGTGTCGTCCGGGCCCTCGAGGTCCACGAATCCACGGGCCGGACGCTCTCGGCCTGGCAGAGGGAGGGGCGTCGCGAGCCGCGCTACCGGCCGTGGTACGTGCTTCTCACCATGGACAGAGAGCTTCTCTACCGCCGCATCGAGCTGCGGGTGGACCGCATGGTCGAGGCGGGTCTCCTTGAGGAGGTCGATCGGCTTCTGGCATCAGGCAGACTCGCAGAGGACATGCCGGCGGCAAACGCCCTCGGATACCGCGAGCTCATCCCTGTCGTGAGAGGCGAGAGGGCGCTCGAGGAGGCGGTCGAGGAGATCAAGAGGAACACGCGCCGCTTCGCCAAGCGCCAGGTGACGTGGTTCTCCAGGACCCCCGCTGAGCTGACCATCGACATGGGGAAGAAGGAGCCCGAAGAGGCAGCGCACGGCCTGCTCGAGGCCTGGAGGCGCGCAGCGGGTCGAGAGCGCTGA
- a CDS encoding sulfatase-like hydrolase/transferase produces the protein MRARAHGGSTGSFVGATLGGGLLIFAGLALLEWIVLVIKLPVVWSGSLAAVMLWNVLLYAGFGVVAGAAAVLVGLLLRAATGGRWTAVTTPAGGQAFVFAGSVFLYWVLSLNRLSPHGATHPVSLALDVLALAIALVLLGLFLRRAARSGRPVFWRVCVLVLLFILPVYWAGAGGVDRIEGAADLGPADIESGRPVPDVPNIVLIMLDTTRIDCLGCYGSVDGLSPSIDALADDSVLFEACVTPEPLTRPAAATLFTGLYPMSHGVDTNTKSLPGEITTLAELLRDRGYATGAFAAATVLSSYYGTDQGFDTYVEPTETPWTLHRALALRQLVSALGYAPVAAIELPADMMTDRAATWIEANHGRPFFAYVHYFDPHWPYEPPPAFDFAAEAGLADVPVPYDDPQDRFRTDFEMPRDFLMREWLRYQGEIRFMDREVGRLFDELDRLGLRDDTIVVLVSDHGEGFEHQFYFAHGNRLYDQLVAVAMMVRVPGVEPRRVPTQVTLLEVCPTILGLVDVDPPPGVQGLDLSAVVRDGVTMEGDLPAFCQTDFENPKPLSSRVSVGLRLPPWKYIDSPEIELEELYDLEADPAETVNLAEELPDVRRDMSRRVTEWLATTQTRAVEVEQLSPERIEALRALGYLE, from the coding sequence ATGCGGGCACGTGCACACGGAGGTTCGACCGGGAGTTTCGTCGGTGCGACACTGGGCGGCGGCCTGCTCATCTTCGCAGGACTCGCCCTGCTCGAGTGGATCGTCCTCGTCATCAAGCTCCCCGTGGTGTGGAGCGGCAGTCTCGCCGCCGTGATGCTCTGGAACGTCCTGCTCTACGCGGGTTTCGGAGTAGTGGCCGGCGCCGCCGCGGTCCTCGTCGGGCTTCTCCTGCGAGCCGCGACGGGCGGACGATGGACCGCTGTGACCACCCCCGCCGGAGGTCAGGCCTTCGTGTTCGCCGGTTCCGTCTTCCTCTACTGGGTCCTCTCCCTCAACAGGCTCTCGCCGCACGGGGCGACGCACCCGGTGTCACTGGCTCTCGACGTTTTGGCGCTCGCGATCGCGCTGGTGCTGCTCGGGCTGTTTCTGCGGCGGGCGGCGCGTTCGGGTCGACCGGTGTTCTGGAGGGTCTGCGTTCTTGTCCTGCTCTTCATCCTGCCCGTCTACTGGGCCGGCGCGGGCGGCGTGGATCGCATCGAAGGTGCGGCCGATCTCGGCCCGGCCGACATCGAGAGCGGCCGTCCCGTTCCGGACGTGCCGAACATCGTCCTCATCATGCTCGATACGACGAGAATCGACTGCCTGGGCTGCTACGGATCGGTCGACGGTCTCTCGCCGTCGATCGACGCGCTCGCAGACGACTCCGTGCTCTTCGAGGCCTGTGTGACGCCGGAGCCTCTGACGCGGCCGGCGGCGGCGACCCTCTTCACCGGTCTCTATCCCATGTCGCACGGCGTCGACACGAACACGAAGTCGCTGCCGGGCGAGATCACAACGCTCGCCGAGCTGCTGCGTGACCGCGGCTACGCGACCGGCGCGTTCGCGGCGGCCACAGTTCTCTCGAGTTACTACGGGACCGATCAGGGGTTCGACACGTACGTCGAGCCGACCGAAACACCATGGACCCTGCACAGGGCGCTGGCTCTGAGACAGTTGGTCTCGGCGCTGGGCTATGCTCCGGTCGCGGCGATCGAGCTTCCGGCCGACATGATGACCGACCGGGCGGCAACGTGGATCGAGGCCAACCACGGCAGGCCGTTCTTCGCATACGTTCACTACTTCGATCCGCACTGGCCGTACGAGCCGCCGCCGGCGTTCGACTTCGCTGCAGAGGCCGGACTGGCCGATGTTCCTGTTCCCTACGATGATCCGCAGGACCGGTTCCGCACGGATTTCGAGATGCCGCGGGACTTCCTCATGCGCGAGTGGTTGCGCTATCAGGGCGAGATCCGGTTCATGGACCGGGAGGTCGGTAGGCTGTTCGATGAACTCGACCGGCTGGGACTCCGGGACGACACGATCGTCGTTCTCGTGTCCGATCACGGCGAGGGATTCGAGCACCAGTTCTACTTCGCCCACGGGAACAGGCTCTACGATCAGCTCGTGGCCGTCGCCATGATGGTCCGGGTCCCCGGCGTCGAGCCGCGGAGGGTACCGACGCAGGTGACGCTGCTCGAGGTGTGTCCGACGATCCTCGGTCTGGTGGACGTCGATCCGCCTCCCGGCGTGCAGGGGCTCGATCTCTCGGCCGTCGTGCGGGACGGGGTGACTATGGAGGGCGATCTCCCGGCGTTCTGCCAGACGGACTTCGAGAACCCCAAACCGCTCTCTTCGAGAGTCTCGGTCGGGCTCCGCCTCCCGCCGTGGAAGTACATCGACTCGCCGGAGATCGAACTCGAGGAGCTGTACGATCTCGAGGCCGACCCCGCGGAGACGGTCAACCTGGCTGAAGAGCTGCCCGACGTCAGACGCGACATGTCCCGCAGGGTGACCGAGTGGCTGGCGACGACACAGACCAGAGCGGTCGAGGTTGAGCAACTCAGTCCGGAGCGTATCGAGGCGCTCCGGGCGCTCGGCTACCTCGAGTAG
- a CDS encoding DUF512 domain-containing protein translates to MRVVHVRPGSRADRAGIRSGDELTSIGSLETSDALDVAFALGWLERRAPWRFVREGRLLDVELPLRDPAECGIEFEPDRPRTCPNNCVFCFVDQLPAGMRESLYVKDEDFRLSFTCGNYITLTNLDERAYRRIERQKLSPLYVSIHATDDDVRRTLLGNPRAPSIMPSLRRLADAGITLHGQIVVCPGLNDGEVIERTLADLATLGDAVATVAVVPVGLTAHRDGLFPLTPVDREGALAILRAVEKAGGAEGSGPSIHASDEVYLLAGEDLPPYEHYGEFEQIENGVGLLRLFERDLEASAPALAGRLTEPVNVVLLTGELAAPFIADVAPRELRKHAPVELDVVPVENRLLGRSVTVAGLLSGADLVRGLSQAPEAGLYLLPGEAFNADGVTLDGMTVAEIAQAGGRRPVEASVDLVRAILAAANGEGDAS, encoded by the coding sequence GTGAGAGTCGTGCACGTGAGGCCCGGAAGCCGTGCCGACCGGGCCGGGATCAGGTCCGGCGACGAGCTCACATCCATCGGGTCGCTGGAGACCTCCGACGCGCTCGATGTCGCGTTCGCGCTGGGTTGGCTGGAGCGCCGCGCACCGTGGCGCTTCGTCCGCGAGGGCCGGCTCCTCGACGTGGAGCTTCCTCTGCGGGACCCGGCCGAGTGCGGGATCGAGTTCGAGCCGGACCGACCGAGGACCTGCCCGAACAACTGCGTCTTCTGCTTCGTGGACCAGCTGCCCGCCGGGATGAGAGAGAGCCTGTACGTCAAGGACGAGGACTTCCGTCTCTCGTTCACCTGCGGGAACTACATCACCCTGACGAACCTCGACGAAAGGGCCTACCGGCGGATCGAGCGGCAGAAGCTCTCGCCGCTCTACGTCTCGATCCACGCGACCGACGACGACGTCCGCCGCACACTTCTGGGAAATCCACGGGCCCCGTCGATCATGCCGTCGCTCCGGAGACTCGCGGACGCGGGCATCACGCTGCACGGCCAGATCGTCGTCTGCCCCGGGCTGAACGACGGTGAGGTCATCGAGCGGACGCTCGCGGACCTGGCGACGCTCGGGGACGCGGTGGCCACCGTCGCCGTCGTCCCTGTCGGTCTCACGGCGCACCGGGACGGTCTGTTCCCGCTGACGCCGGTGGACCGGGAGGGCGCACTCGCAATCCTCCGGGCCGTGGAGAAGGCGGGCGGCGCGGAGGGAAGCGGCCCCTCGATCCACGCCTCGGACGAGGTCTACCTTCTTGCGGGTGAAGACCTGCCGCCGTACGAGCACTACGGGGAGTTCGAGCAGATCGAGAACGGCGTCGGGCTGCTCAGGCTCTTCGAGCGAGACCTCGAAGCATCGGCGCCGGCGCTCGCCGGCAGGCTGACCGAGCCGGTGAACGTCGTGCTGCTGACCGGGGAGCTGGCCGCTCCCTTCATTGCGGACGTGGCGCCGCGGGAGCTCCGGAAGCACGCGCCGGTCGAGCTCGACGTCGTGCCCGTCGAGAACCGGCTTCTGGGACGCAGCGTCACCGTGGCCGGCCTCCTGTCCGGCGCCGACCTCGTGCGGGGGCTCTCGCAGGCGCCGGAGGCGGGACTCTACCTCTTGCCGGGAGAGGCCTTCAACGCGGACGGCGTGACGCTCGACGGGATGACCGTCGCTGAGATCGCCCAGGCGGGCGGCCGTCGGCCGGTCGAGGCGAGCGTCGACCTTGTGCGGGCGATTCTTGCCGCAGCCAACGGGGAAGGAGACGCTTCGTGA
- the mutL gene encoding DNA mismatch repair endonuclease MutL, with the protein MTRRIRTLSEAVSNMIAAGEVIEGPFSVVKELVENAIDAGADELSIEIKGGGSDLILVSDNGVGMDRDDAVDAFKRYATSKLSGPEDLEVVETLGFRGEALPSIASVSRVRVVTCEPGSVEGTEVSVVGGELRDVRPAGRAPGTTVEVSSLFFNTPARRKFLRSDRVETRKVVELLTEYAVLYPAVRFDVAVDGKLTMNIGPSGGLRDRVGEVLGQSLVDDLFPISASEGGYAVSGLAGKPSIARARGALQIVAVNGRPIGSRLVGAAVRAGYGELLPRDRHPVYVLLIDIDPALVDVNVHPTKREVRFGDTRRIFGLVEAAVRKTLMSHDSAPRFGGVRDGSPDSGWSGPRAENSIPAAQLSLPRDMAEGIATQTEERRPSDEDREVGPLEEVKFWQLHHQYIFVQTREGVLLLDQHAAHERVVYEEARRRLTGAAEEGPGQQLLFPVAVDLSPQEWSAFEEVSGLVGRLGFSVRPMSGRTVMIESVPGAFPRLAHETVLKDILNALPSGASGTRDYVESIARTFACRTAIKAGDRLREEEMRALVDQLFATELPYSCPHGRPTFMRMTLEELDKRFGRT; encoded by the coding sequence GTGACACGTAGGATCCGCACGCTCTCGGAAGCCGTCTCGAACATGATCGCGGCCGGCGAGGTCATCGAAGGTCCGTTCTCGGTGGTGAAGGAACTCGTCGAGAACGCCATCGACGCCGGCGCGGACGAACTCAGCATCGAGATCAAGGGCGGAGGTAGCGATCTCATCCTCGTGAGCGACAACGGCGTCGGTATGGACCGCGACGACGCGGTCGACGCGTTCAAGCGATATGCGACGAGCAAACTCTCGGGGCCGGAGGATCTCGAGGTCGTCGAGACCCTCGGCTTCCGCGGGGAGGCGCTTCCGTCGATCGCCTCGGTCTCGAGGGTCCGGGTGGTCACGTGCGAGCCGGGGAGCGTCGAGGGGACCGAGGTGAGCGTTGTCGGGGGCGAGCTCAGAGACGTCCGTCCCGCGGGCAGGGCGCCCGGGACGACCGTCGAAGTGTCGTCGCTGTTCTTCAACACGCCCGCGCGGCGGAAGTTCCTCAGAAGCGACCGCGTCGAGACCCGGAAGGTGGTCGAGCTTCTGACCGAGTACGCCGTGCTCTACCCGGCCGTCCGGTTCGACGTCGCGGTCGACGGCAAGCTCACCATGAACATAGGACCGTCCGGAGGTCTGCGCGACCGCGTCGGCGAGGTGCTCGGCCAGTCGCTCGTCGACGACCTCTTTCCGATCTCGGCGTCCGAGGGAGGCTACGCCGTATCGGGCCTCGCCGGGAAGCCCTCCATCGCCAGAGCGCGCGGCGCGCTCCAGATCGTCGCAGTCAACGGCCGCCCGATCGGCAGCCGCCTGGTCGGCGCTGCTGTGAGGGCCGGGTACGGCGAGCTCCTGCCGCGGGACCGCCACCCCGTCTACGTTCTCCTCATCGACATCGACCCCGCGCTGGTCGACGTCAACGTCCACCCGACGAAGCGGGAGGTCCGGTTCGGCGACACGCGACGGATCTTCGGACTGGTCGAGGCGGCCGTCAGGAAGACGCTGATGTCGCACGACAGCGCCCCGCGGTTCGGCGGCGTCAGGGACGGAAGTCCGGACAGCGGCTGGAGCGGACCGCGCGCGGAGAACAGCATCCCCGCCGCACAGCTCTCGCTGCCCCGCGACATGGCCGAGGGCATCGCGACGCAGACCGAGGAACGGCGCCCGTCGGACGAAGACCGGGAGGTCGGGCCTCTGGAGGAGGTCAAGTTCTGGCAGCTCCACCACCAGTACATCTTCGTCCAGACGAGAGAGGGCGTTCTGCTGCTCGACCAGCACGCCGCTCACGAACGGGTCGTCTACGAGGAGGCAAGGCGCCGCCTGACCGGAGCCGCGGAGGAAGGGCCCGGCCAGCAGCTGCTTTTTCCGGTCGCCGTCGATCTCTCGCCGCAGGAATGGAGCGCCTTCGAGGAGGTGAGCGGGCTCGTAGGCAGGCTCGGGTTCTCGGTCAGACCCATGAGCGGCAGGACCGTCATGATCGAGTCCGTTCCCGGGGCCTTCCCGCGCCTCGCGCACGAAACGGTTCTCAAGGACATCCTGAACGCCCTGCCTTCAGGCGCGTCCGGCACGCGAGACTACGTGGAGAGCATTGCGCGGACCTTCGCCTGCCGGACGGCCATCAAGGCCGGTGACAGGCTGCGGGAGGAGGAGATGCGCGCCCTTGTCGATCAGCTGTTCGCCACCGAGCTTCCGTACTCGTGTCCGCACGGCCGGCCGACCTTCATGCGCATGACGCTCGAGGAGCTCGACAAGAGGTTCGGGAGGACATGA